In uncultured Bacteroides sp., the following proteins share a genomic window:
- the pgl gene encoding 6-phosphogluconolactonase has product MIKINSFPSFLEAAHGLTKALLKQINQSAGTNFHLAISGGNTPSGLFRLWAEEYKEVIPWKRLQLYWVDERCVPPDHPESNYGMAKRIFLGQVPLTDLQIHRIHGEEVPDIEAKRYSILADNLLTKYEIFPVFDCILLGIGDDGHTSSIFPGQKSLLISSETYAVSINPQTGMKRVALTGLPIIHARNVFFFVTGKGKKDILNEVIKGDDKYPAGYIISRLEKSELFTDSL; this is encoded by the coding sequence ATGATAAAAATAAATAGTTTTCCTTCCTTTCTGGAAGCGGCTCACGGACTGACAAAAGCCCTTTTGAAACAGATTAACCAGTCTGCTGGAACAAACTTTCACCTGGCGATATCCGGAGGAAATACTCCCTCCGGGCTTTTCCGCTTGTGGGCAGAGGAATATAAAGAGGTTATTCCCTGGAAGCGTTTGCAGCTTTATTGGGTAGACGAGCGATGCGTGCCTCCTGATCATCCGGAAAGTAATTATGGTATGGCTAAGCGTATATTTCTGGGCCAAGTGCCTTTAACTGATTTGCAGATTCACCGTATTCATGGAGAAGAAGTTCCTGACATTGAAGCGAAAAGATATTCAATTTTAGCTGATAATCTATTGACGAAATATGAAATATTTCCGGTCTTTGATTGTATTCTTCTAGGTATAGGTGATGATGGGCATACATCATCTATATTCCCGGGACAGAAATCCTTATTAATTTCTTCTGAAACCTATGCTGTAAGTATAAATCCTCAAACGGGAATGAAGCGCGTTGCTTTAACTGGTTTGCCAATTATTCATGCCCGCAATGTATTCTTCTTTGTTACAGGCAAAGGCAAAAAAGATATTCTGAATGAAGTGATTAAAGGTGATGATAAATATCCGGCAGGGTATATTATTTCCAGGTTGGAAAAATCGGAACT
- the zwf gene encoding glucose-6-phosphate dehydrogenase: MEKPDSMVMVIFGASGDLTRRKLMPSLYILHKYKRLPKNFAILGVSRTEYTDEAYRDRIRLQLHRFLRPEELDEDQINSFIRLLHYFPMDPANPDAYLLLQPKLLELDKMIGNQEYYLYYLATPPSLYGLIPQHLKTVGLNLDKGINGKKRIIVEKPFGYDLASAKELSNVYYKDAFREDQIFRIDHFLGKETVQNILAFRFSNSIFEPIWNRNYIDYVEVTAVENMGVEERGSYFDGIGTLRDMVQNHLIQLLAITAMEPPMAFNADSFRDEVLRVYQALAPLTEVDMKEHIVRGQYTASESKKGYREEKDIDPLSRTETYLAMRLNINNWRWSGVPFYIRTGKYMPTKVSEVVVHFKPTPYQLFNCLDGVCPVGNQLIIRIQPNEGIVLKFGMKVPGSGFDIDQVAMDFSYNSLGELSPGDAYARLIEDCIMGDPTLFTRNDAIEASWTFFTPVLDFWKNHPEMPVYGYPAGTWGPRESEAMMHEHGAEWTNPCKNLTNTNLYCEL, encoded by the coding sequence ATGGAAAAACCAGATAGTATGGTAATGGTTATTTTTGGTGCATCGGGTGATCTCACTCGTCGCAAACTGATGCCATCCCTTTATATTTTACATAAATATAAAAGGTTGCCCAAGAATTTTGCAATCCTGGGCGTTTCGCGTACAGAATATACTGATGAAGCTTATCGTGATCGTATTCGCTTACAGTTGCATCGTTTCTTAAGACCAGAAGAGCTGGATGAAGACCAGATAAACTCTTTTATCCGTTTATTGCATTATTTCCCTATGGATCCGGCCAATCCGGATGCTTATTTGCTTCTTCAGCCTAAATTACTGGAGCTGGATAAAATGATTGGAAACCAGGAGTATTATCTTTATTATCTTGCCACTCCGCCTTCACTTTACGGACTGATACCTCAGCATCTTAAAACAGTAGGATTAAACCTGGATAAAGGTATTAATGGAAAGAAAAGAATTATCGTTGAGAAACCTTTTGGTTATGATCTAGCTTCTGCCAAAGAACTCAGTAATGTCTATTATAAAGATGCGTTCAGAGAAGACCAGATATTTCGTATAGATCACTTTCTCGGGAAAGAGACTGTACAGAATATACTTGCCTTTCGCTTTTCTAATAGTATTTTTGAGCCTATATGGAATAGGAACTATATTGATTATGTGGAAGTTACTGCTGTTGAGAATATGGGTGTTGAAGAGCGGGGAAGTTATTTTGATGGAATAGGGACTTTGCGAGACATGGTGCAGAATCACCTTATTCAGTTATTGGCCATTACAGCAATGGAACCTCCTATGGCTTTTAATGCCGATAGTTTCAGAGACGAGGTGTTGAGAGTTTATCAGGCACTAGCTCCGCTTACAGAAGTTGATATGAAAGAGCACATTGTACGCGGACAATATACAGCTTCTGAATCAAAGAAAGGGTATCGTGAAGAGAAAGATATTGATCCTTTGTCGCGTACAGAAACTTATCTGGCAATGAGACTGAATATTAATAACTGGCGATGGAGTGGGGTACCTTTTTATATTCGCACAGGAAAATACATGCCTACAAAAGTGAGCGAGGTTGTTGTTCATTTTAAACCAACCCCTTATCAGTTATTTAATTGTCTGGATGGTGTTTGCCCTGTTGGTAATCAACTTATTATACGAATCCAGCCCAATGAAGGCATTGTGCTTAAATTCGGAATGAAAGTGCCTGGCTCAGGATTCGATATTGATCAGGTTGCTATGGATTTTAGTTACAACAGTTTGGGAGAGCTTTCTCCGGGAGATGCTTATGCCCGTTTAATTGAAGATTGTATAATGGGAGATCCTACACTCTTTACCCGCAATGATGCGATTGAAGCCAGTTGGACGTTCTTTACACCTGTACTGGATTTCTGGAAAAATCATCCGGAGATGCCTGTTTATGGTTATCCGGCAGGAACTTGGGGGCCAAGAGAATCTGAAGCAATGATGCATGAACATGGTGCCGAATGGACAAATCCGTGCAAGAACTTAACGAACACTAATTTGTATTGTGAACTTTGA